The following proteins come from a genomic window of Populus alba chromosome 12, ASM523922v2, whole genome shotgun sequence:
- the LOC118049043 gene encoding probable receptor-like serine/threonine-protein kinase At5g57670 yields the protein MKYIRANSLKRLFSLKRSSLQDIVFTNEEEKNNENSKVVQEQEHSPRPSWKCFSFEEIFVATNGFRPENLVGKGGYAEVYKGVLGDGEEIAIKRLTKASRDERKEKEFLSEIGTIGHVCHANVMSLLGCCTDNGLYLIFHFSSRGSVSSLLHDENFPVLDWKIRYKIAIGTARGLHYLHKGCQRRIIHRDIKSSNILLTADFEPLISDFGLAKWLPSEWTHHSIAPIEGTFGHLAPEYYMHGIVDEKTDVFAFGVFLLEIISGRKPVDSSHQSIHNWAKPILSRGEIEKLVDPRLGGIYNVTQLKRLGFSASLCIRASSTWRPTMSEVLEVMLGEEEMDEERWKMPKEEEHEEFWGFEDLEYECHSSFSISPQDSISTRSTTTMIH from the exons ATGAAGTACATAAGAGCCAACAGCTTGAAAAGGCTTTTCTCATTGAAAAGAAGCAGTCTTCAAGATATAGTTTTCaccaatgaagaagaaaaaaacaatgaaaactcCAAGGTTGTTCAAGAGCAAGAACATTCTCCAAGGCCCTCGTGGAAATGCTTCTCTTTTGAAGAAATATTCGTTGCCACCAATGGCTTTAGACCAG AAAATTTGGTGGGGAAAGGAGGGTATGCAGAGGTATACAAAGGAGTGTTAGGTGATGGAGAGGAGATTGCAATTAAGAGGCTAACAAAAGCTAGTAGGGATGAGAGGAAAGAGAAGGAGTTCTTGTCAGAGATTGGGACAATTGGTCATGTCTGCCATGCTAATGTGATGTCCTTGTTGGGTTGTTGCACTGACAATGGGCTTTATCTCATCTTTCATTTCTCCTCCAGAGGCTCTGTTTCTTCCCTTCTTCATG ATGAGAATTTTCCAGTGTTAGATTGGAAAATAAGGTACAAGATTGCCATTGGAACTGCTAGAGGGCTCCATTACTTGCACAAGGGGTGTCAAAGAAGGATAATTCACCGAGACATTAAATCTTCAAATATTCTTCTGACAGCTGACTTTGAACCATTG ATATCTGATTTTGGATTGGCAAAATGGCTTCCATCTGAATGGACTCACCATTCAATCGCTCCGATTGAAGGAACCTTTGG GCACTTGGCACCTGAGTACTACATGCATGGAATAGTGGATGAAAAAACAGATGTGTTTGCATTTGGGGTCTTTCTACTGGAGATCATTTCTGGCAGGAAACCAGTTGATAGTTCTCACCAAAGCATTCATAACTGG GCTAAACCAATATTGAGCAGAGGAGAGATTGAAAAGCTGGTGGATCCAAGGCTTGGAGGGATCTATAATGTTACACAGCTGAAAAGACTTGGCTTTTCCGCATCCCTTTGCATCAGGGCATCTTCAACATGGCGCCCTACCATGAGTGAG GTACTGGAAGTAATGCTAGGAGAGGAGGAGATGGATGAAGAACGGTGGAAGATGCCCAAGGAAGAAGAGCATGAAGAATTCTGGGGATTTGAAGATCTAGAATATGAATGTCACAGTTCCTTCTCAATTTCCCCACAAGATTCAATCTCTACAAGAAGTACTACGACCATGATACATTAG
- the LOC118049044 gene encoding uncharacterized protein, protein MIRGGRSYVLSPPAFSNDAKRLLVCTANTVTIFSTATGLPVLSLDGHTALVTAVIVVPASTPASKILCYCWTASLDGTIRYWDFSVPELIKIINVNLPIISMVIPSLLSQTAETNDKSPKTFAYLSVENTKEPEKESGKVLRGQIKKCNLTNSRMAGGMTLSETKQPEIITVSSSGKYFGIQFKRKLRIWKVPIAESERAVVKKITLHHTKNMNVLAFHPTQRIVAAGDVTGRILIWRGFGDRTFADGDGLVSRKLTNNEEERPGVRGNDDADSCTTWHWHSAEVNVLFFSSDGAYLYSGGKEGVLVVWQLDTGRKKFLPRIGSPLLWFTDSPDPSLSSISCADNQIHLLKMPSMEILKSISGIKLPCSFPEMCNGLQSGIAFDCNAGLVALRTENYCIQLYSLFDDRGISEVVVCERNHQPGDEVTVVVTLAVLSLDGSMMSTAEVKLPEEGLGGLVCLKFWALGSQNKEFSLSTIVYEPHRDAGISAIAFHPTRPMAVSSSYGGDFKVWVCNNGIQEMDKPLPNSGWTCHAVGSYKKKPMTAATFSSDGSVLAVAAETVITLWDADKNILVAVIGETLMPVVNLAFAGTSEYLVSASWGSKPQLSIWSMSKLSVSWSYMLHVEAIASAADMSFFAALALLPESSKCNETSIKGRDGVILLFNASDPVPIFTWSVKKAKGGALAFIQANQFAIDENELDGKPHQSLLAYINGDHEYLLFDPQGKEAKEQSTIRQEGLGDLEEAGKFGYASIYGELPQFDPKRKQASWVLSAPLERPWETVFSGSSHNLPPLTKLCSVFLESLLEKRTVNVD, encoded by the exons ATGATTAGAGGCGGTAGAAGCTACGTGTTGTCACCACCAGCCTTCTCCAACGACGCCAAACGACTCCTCGTTTGCACTGCCAACACCGTCACCATCTTCAGCACCGCCACCGGCTTACCG GTATTGTCGCTTGACGGCCATACGGCGCTTGTTACGGCGGTGATAGTAGTGCCGGCGTCAACTCCAGCAAGTAAGATACTATGCTATTGTTGGACGGCGTCACTTGACGGGACTATTCGTTATTGGGATTTTTCAGTGCCAGAgttaattaagataattaatgttaatttgcCGATTATCTCCATG GTCATTCCATCTTTATTAAGTCAGACAGCTGAGACCAATGACAAATCTCCTAAAACTTTTGCTTATTTGTCTGTCGAAAACACCAAAGAACCAGAAAAGGAGTCTGGCAAGGTCTTGCGTGGTCAAATTAAAAAGTGTAACTTAACAAATTCTCGTATGGCTGGTGGAATGACATTATCAGAG ACGAAGCAACCAGAGATTATAACTGTTAGCTCCTCGGGAAAATATTTTGGTATCCAATTTAAGCGCAAGCTTCGAATATGGAAAGTTCCGATTGCAGAGTCTGAACGTGCTGTGGTTAAGAAGATCACGCTACATCATACAAAGAATATGAATGTTCTTGCATTCCACCCGACTCAGAGAATTGTTGCTGCAGGGGATGTGACTGGAAGAATTTTGATTTGGAGGGGATTTGGGGATAGAACATTTGCTGATGGTGATGGATTAGTGAGTAGAAAGTTGACGAATAACGAGGAAGAAAGACCTGGAGTGAGGGGCAATGATGATGCTGATTCATGCACCACATGGCATTGGCATTCTGCTGAAGTAAATGTTCTGTTTTTCTCTTCTGATGGAGCTTATTTGTATTCAG GTGGAAAGGAAGGAGTTCTTGTGGTTTGGCAACTAGACACAGGAAGGAAGAAATTTTTACCACGAATTGGATCTCCACTCTTATGGTTTACAGATTCTCCAGATCCTTCACTTTCCTCT ATATCTTGTGCAGATAATCAAATTCATCTACTCAAAATGCCTTCGATGGAAATTCTGAAGTCCATCTCAGGGATCAAG CTTCCTTGCTCATTTCCAGAGATGTGCAATGGCTTACAAAGTGGGATTGCCTTTGACTGTAATGCTGGATTAGTTGCTTTGCGTACAGAAAACTATTGCATCCAATTATACAGCCTATTTGATGACCGGGGAATTTCTGAG GTTGTTGTTTGTGAGAGAAACCATCAACCAGGCGATGAAGTCACG GTAGTGGTGACATTAGCTGTTCTCTCCTTAGATGGCTCAATGATGAGCACTGCTGAAGTGAAGCTTCCTGAGGAGGGTTTGGGAGGATTAGTTTGTCTTAAGTTTTGGGCACTGGGATCACAAAACAAGGAGTTCAGTTTGTCTACCATTGTTTATGAGCCCCACAG GGATGCAGGCATTTCAGCTATTGCTTTTCATCCTACCCGCCCTATGGCCGTCAGTTCTTCTTATGGTGGGGACTTCAAG GTTTGGGTTTGCAACAATGGGATTCAGGAGATGGATAAACCACTCCCAAATTCTGGATGGACTTGCCATGCTGTTGGCTCATATAA aaaaaaaccaatgacAGCTGCCACATTTTCTTCCGATGGTTCTGTTCTTGCTGTTGCAGCTGAAACTGTTATCACACTTTGGGATGCAGACAAGAATATTCTAGTGGCTGTGATTGGGGAGACTCTGATG CCTGTTGTGAACCTCGCATTTGCTGGAACGTCAGAGTATCTTGTTTCTGCGTCTTGGGGTTCAAAACCACAGCTATCCATTTGGAGTATGTCAAAGCTGTCTGTATCTTGGTCATACATGCTTCATGTAGAAG CTATTGCTAGTGCAGCAGACATGTCATTCTTTGCTGCTCTTGCACTTCTTCCTGAATCATCTAAATGCAATgaaacatcaataaaaggaaGAGATGGTGTAATCTTATTATTCAATGCATCTGATCCTGTTCCTATTTTTACCTGGTCAGTGAAAAAG GCCAAGGGAGGGGCTCTTGCCTTTATTCAAGCAAATCAGTTTGCTATAGATGAAAATGAACTAGATGGGAAACCACATCAGTCATTGCTTGCATATATAAATGGTGATCATGAGTATTTACTATTTGACCCACAAGGTAAAGAAGCAAAGGAACAGAGCACAATTCGGCAAGAGGGTCTCGGTGACCTTGAAGAAGCAG GGAAATTTGGGTATGCGTCTATCTATGGGGAGCTCCCACAGTTTGACCCAAAGAGGAAACAGGCTTCATGGGTCCTATCTGCACCATTGGAGAGGCCTTGGGAGACTGTATTTAGTGGATCATCACATAATCTTCCACCCCTAACTAAATTATGTTCAGTATTTTTGGAGTCTTTGTTGGAAAAGAGGACTGTCAATGTTGATTGA
- the LOC118049045 gene encoding uncharacterized protein, with amino-acid sequence MPINKDPSTPPPMIGKIGPYTVFVTPPSTPSPKSAAANESTFPVYDSPKKVVSPPPVQPPPQQIDKSVCSHQVSDGSVLGLFKNAVNKVQNAHSSLDDHLARWFGLNQSKYQWALDDYYETKGLEKEGAKAKEISSKVQSV; translated from the exons ATGCCAATCAATAAAGACCCTTCAACACCACCTCCCATGATTGGCAAAATTGGGCCCTATACTGTCTTCGTGACCCCACCTTCTACTCCCAGTCCCAAGTCTGCTGCTGCTAATGAATCAACATTTCCTGTCTATGATTCACCGAAGAAGGTTGTCTCACCTCCTCCCGTCCAGCCTCCTCCTCAACAGATTGACAAGTCTGTTTGTTCTCATCAAGTTTCAGATGGGTCTGTTCTTGGCCTCTTCAAAAATGCTGTCAACAAAGTTCAAAAtg CGCATTCAAGCTTGGATGACCATTTGGCAAGATGGTTTGGTTTAAATCAATCTAAGTATCAGTGGGCTTTGGATGATTACTATGAAACAAAGGGTCTG GAAAAGGAAGGTGCTAAAGCCAAAGAAATATCTAGCAAAGTACAGAGTGTGTAG